One Oncorhynchus mykiss isolate Arlee unplaced genomic scaffold, USDA_OmykA_1.1 un_scaffold_121, whole genome shotgun sequence DNA segment encodes these proteins:
- the LOC118947080 gene encoding E3 ubiquitin/ISG15 ligase TRIM25-like produces MAQQGVLLDQDQFCCSVCLDLLKEPVTIPCGHSYCRSCIEGCWDQDVLKGVYSCPQCRHTFTTRPMLMKNNMLAELVEKLRKTGLQASPALCYAGTGDVACDFCTGIRKQKALMSCLVCLASYCETHLQPHYEFPALKKHKLDKATAQLQEKICSHHDKLLEVYCRTDQQCICYQCVMDEHKGHDTVSAAAERTEKQRQLGMSQQKVQQRFQEREKELKELQQAVESLKRYQSLSSISVSSDLPSIVVRPLQYFGDVSKTVSELREKLEDFLKGEWTKISTTVNIVDVVLPPEPKTREQLLQLSLISLLARS; encoded by the exons ATGGCTCAACAGGGAGTTCTGCTGGACCAGGAccagttctgttgttctgtctgtctggatctacTGAAGGAGCCGGTCACTATTCCCTGTGGACACAGTTACTGTAGGAGCTGTATTGAGGGCTGCTGGGATCAGGATGTTCTGAAAGGGGTCTATAGCTGTCCTCAGTGCAGACATACCTTCACTACAAGACCAATGCTGATGAAAAATAACATGTTGGCTGAGCTGGTGGAGAAACTGAGGAAGACAGGACTCCAGGCTTCTCCTGCTCTGTGCTATGCTGGAACTGGAGATGTGGCGTGTGATTTCTGCACTGGGATcagaaagcagaaagccctcatgtcctgtctggtgtgtctggcctcttactgtgagactcacctcCAACCTCACTATGAATTTCCTGCTTTGAAGAAGCACAAGCTGGACAAAGCCACGGCACAACTACAGGAGAAGATCTGCTCTCATCATGacaaactgctggaggtttactgtcgtaccgatcagcagtgtatctgttatcagtgtgtgatggatgaacataaaggccatgatacagtgtcagctgcagcagagaggactgagaaacag AGGCAGCTGGGGATGAGTCAGCAGAAGGTCCAGCAGagattccaggagagagagaaggagctgaaAGAGCTCCAACAGGCTGTGGAGTCTCTCAAG aggtatcagtctctctccagtatcaGTGTATCTTCAGACTTACCCAGCATTGTTGTCCGTCCTCTTCAGTACTTtggagatgtgagtaagactgtgtctgaactgagagagaaactagaagacttccttaaaggagaatggaccaagatctccactacag tgaatatagtggatgttgtactgcctccagagcccaagaccagagaacagttgttacaat tatcattgatcagcttgttggctcggtcctaa